A window from Akkermansia muciniphila encodes these proteins:
- a CDS encoding excinuclease ABC subunit UvrA produces MNLPISIRGARQHNLRNLDLDLPSNKLIVFSGPSGSGKSSLAFDTLFSESRRRFLDCLSARARQGMEQPEKPEVDSITGLPPALCLEQSVRQQSSRTLLGSITEILDYLRILYAAAGTPHDPETGQELVRKSPDRITEELVSLPEQTRLVLAAPAETLLAQDPAATLGDFQRQGFLRVYWNGEVRDIEEIGPPSPPPPDAALVIDRIIIRGEGTASRVADSLQTALRINPDEVRAIITRPGEEAAVQAFHTRYRNPETGFLLPQLTPRHFSFNSPLGACPACQGSGLNDREDAPCPACGGLRLSPLALAVTMHTPGRAYNLAELTALPLEDMAGEVEKLETPASLATALNPLMEEINKRVRFLNELGLSYLSLDRQANTLSGGELQRARLASQLGGALSGVLYILDEPTAGLHPSDTDRLLHALRSLRDQGNTVLVVEHDEQILNAADHLVDMGPGSGANGGRILAQGTLPEILENAESPTGAWLSGKRSMPASAHRALPSSRLILTGAAKHNLNNVTLNIPVGALTCISGPSGSGKSTLVRDCLIPAVRQDLAGKRGVPRIVQGSEHVNRLVVIDQSPIGKTPRSTPATATGLLQVLRPLYAQLPLSKQRGYTAARFSPNIRGGRCERCLGTGMIEVDMNFLGNVTMPCDACQGQCYNRETLEVTWKGKSIAQALALTVDEAADFFSSLPKATAILKSMQDVGLGYLNLNRRADTLSGGESQRIKIAAELAKAPAWKLAEDGKRALFILDEPTSGLHFNEVALLLTALFRLRAAGHTVLCVEHHKDLLDAADYLVDMGPGAGRHGGNIVAEGTPAAVAAMPEAPTSRWLSSH; encoded by the coding sequence CCATCCGCGGCGCACGCCAGCACAACCTCCGGAACCTGGATCTGGACCTTCCGTCCAACAAGCTGATCGTGTTCAGCGGCCCTTCCGGTTCCGGAAAATCCTCCCTGGCGTTCGACACGCTCTTTTCCGAATCCCGCAGGCGTTTCCTGGACTGTCTTTCAGCCCGCGCCCGGCAGGGCATGGAACAGCCGGAAAAACCGGAGGTGGACAGCATCACCGGACTGCCCCCGGCCCTGTGCCTGGAACAATCCGTCCGGCAGCAGAGTTCCCGCACCCTGCTGGGGAGCATCACGGAAATTCTGGATTACCTCCGCATCCTGTACGCCGCTGCGGGCACGCCTCATGACCCGGAAACGGGCCAGGAACTGGTGCGCAAGAGCCCGGACCGGATTACGGAGGAGCTCGTCTCCCTGCCGGAACAAACGCGCCTAGTGCTGGCGGCTCCGGCGGAAACCCTGCTGGCCCAGGACCCGGCGGCCACGCTGGGTGACTTTCAGCGCCAGGGTTTTCTGCGGGTTTACTGGAACGGGGAAGTGCGGGACATTGAGGAAATAGGCCCCCCCTCCCCGCCCCCGCCGGACGCCGCCCTGGTCATTGACCGCATCATCATCAGAGGTGAAGGTACGGCCTCCCGCGTGGCGGACTCCCTGCAAACGGCTCTCCGTATCAACCCGGACGAGGTGCGGGCCATCATTACCCGCCCGGGGGAAGAAGCCGCCGTCCAGGCCTTCCACACCCGGTACCGCAACCCGGAAACGGGCTTCCTGCTCCCCCAGCTTACGCCGCGCCATTTTTCCTTTAACTCCCCCCTGGGCGCCTGTCCGGCCTGCCAGGGGTCCGGACTTAATGACCGGGAGGACGCCCCATGCCCGGCCTGCGGAGGCCTGCGGCTCTCCCCGCTGGCGCTGGCCGTGACCATGCATACCCCGGGCCGGGCCTACAATCTGGCGGAACTGACGGCCCTGCCGCTGGAAGACATGGCCGGGGAAGTGGAGAAGCTGGAAACGCCGGCCTCCCTGGCAACGGCCCTAAACCCGCTCATGGAGGAGATCAACAAGCGCGTGCGCTTCCTGAATGAACTGGGCCTTTCCTACCTCTCCCTGGACCGTCAGGCGAACACCCTCTCCGGCGGGGAACTGCAGCGGGCGCGCCTGGCCTCCCAGCTGGGTGGAGCCCTTTCAGGGGTCCTCTACATCCTGGACGAACCTACCGCGGGACTGCACCCTTCCGATACGGACCGCCTTCTGCATGCGCTCCGGTCTCTCCGGGACCAGGGCAATACCGTCCTGGTGGTGGAGCACGATGAACAAATCCTGAACGCGGCAGACCACCTGGTGGACATGGGACCCGGCTCCGGGGCCAACGGAGGACGCATCCTGGCCCAGGGAACCCTCCCGGAAATTCTGGAAAACGCGGAGAGCCCCACCGGAGCATGGCTCTCCGGCAAACGGAGCATGCCCGCCTCCGCGCACCGTGCGCTCCCTTCCAGCCGCCTGATTCTGACGGGAGCGGCCAAACACAACCTCAACAATGTCACCCTGAACATTCCGGTGGGCGCGCTGACCTGCATCTCCGGCCCCTCCGGGTCTGGAAAATCCACCCTTGTCCGGGACTGCCTCATTCCTGCGGTCAGACAGGACCTGGCCGGGAAAAGGGGTGTCCCACGCATCGTGCAGGGATCGGAACACGTCAACCGCCTCGTCGTCATTGACCAGTCCCCCATCGGCAAAACGCCGCGCTCCACGCCGGCCACGGCCACGGGACTGCTCCAGGTGCTGCGTCCCCTTTACGCCCAGCTCCCCCTTTCCAAGCAGAGGGGGTACACGGCGGCGCGCTTTTCCCCCAACATCCGCGGTGGGCGCTGTGAGCGGTGCCTGGGAACAGGCATGATTGAAGTGGACATGAACTTTCTGGGCAACGTCACCATGCCCTGCGACGCCTGCCAGGGCCAATGCTACAACCGGGAAACCCTGGAAGTCACCTGGAAGGGAAAATCCATCGCCCAGGCGCTGGCGCTGACCGTGGATGAAGCGGCGGACTTCTTCTCCTCCCTCCCCAAAGCCACCGCCATTCTCAAAAGCATGCAGGACGTGGGGCTGGGGTACCTCAACCTCAACCGCCGGGCGGACACGCTCTCCGGCGGGGAATCCCAGCGCATCAAAATAGCGGCGGAACTTGCAAAAGCTCCGGCCTGGAAGCTGGCGGAGGACGGCAAGCGCGCCCTGTTCATTCTGGACGAACCTACCAGCGGCCTCCACTTTAATGAAGTGGCCCTTCTCCTGACAGCCCTTTTCCGCCTGAGAGCCGCCGGGCATACCGTCCTCTGCGTAGAACACCACAAGGATCTGCTGGATGCGGCGGATTACCTGGTGGACATGGGACCCGGAGCCGGCAGGCATGGCGGGAACATTGTGGCGGAAGGCACTCCCGCCGCCGTGGCGGCCATGCCGGAAGCGCCCACTTCCCGCTGGCTTTCTTCCCATTAA
- a CDS encoding IdeS/Mac family cysteine endopeptidase yields the protein MNLRSLSVALLAVCLSSETARAVPVFLENVSETSGWYDCNKKTKWDWGSISNRPSEYYKLPLDSQLCWAASASNVLQWWQDTRSDRDPATPNGKSATYAAMPEVGQLAIYYTIANNWTDAGGSVEQAYNWWFNGSTLPSVFFPTDSQISDQPVFSPASSGGYWKELNMNVTYTPGGGGVADTPLFNSYTFYNHDDRNGVYGILKNNINNNWGTTLTIGQNGTGHAITMWGYDTDANGNLIVYLTDSDDYAVGMFRQKVVVDDQKYVYLTSLDGEKNVYGYSYEELGLTGCQVGEIQGFTAPLGDLRIPEPSTGVLALCGLFLPLWLRRRRP from the coding sequence ATGAACCTCCGTTCCCTCTCCGTGGCGCTTCTTGCCGTGTGCCTTTCTTCTGAAACGGCCCGTGCCGTTCCGGTATTCCTTGAAAATGTCTCTGAAACCTCCGGCTGGTATGACTGCAACAAAAAGACCAAATGGGACTGGGGCAGTATTTCAAACCGTCCGTCCGAATACTATAAGCTGCCTCTGGACAGCCAGCTTTGCTGGGCGGCCTCGGCGTCCAACGTGCTGCAATGGTGGCAGGATACGCGGAGCGACCGGGACCCGGCCACGCCCAACGGAAAATCCGCCACTTATGCGGCCATGCCGGAAGTCGGCCAGCTGGCTATCTACTACACCATCGCGAACAACTGGACGGACGCCGGAGGTTCCGTGGAACAGGCCTACAACTGGTGGTTCAACGGCAGCACGCTTCCTTCCGTCTTCTTCCCCACCGACTCCCAAATCAGTGACCAGCCCGTCTTTTCACCAGCTTCCTCAGGCGGATACTGGAAGGAACTGAATATGAACGTCACCTATACCCCGGGAGGCGGAGGCGTGGCGGACACTCCCCTCTTCAATTCCTACACCTTCTACAACCATGACGACAGAAACGGAGTCTATGGAATCCTGAAAAACAACATCAATAACAACTGGGGAACCACGCTCACCATCGGCCAGAACGGAACGGGCCACGCCATCACCATGTGGGGATACGATACGGATGCGAACGGCAATCTGATTGTTTACCTGACGGACTCTGATGACTACGCCGTAGGCATGTTCCGCCAGAAAGTGGTGGTGGACGATCAAAAGTACGTCTATCTGACCAGCCTGGACGGAGAGAAGAATGTGTACGGCTATTCCTATGAAGAGCTGGGCCTGACCGGGTGCCAGGTGGGGGAAATCCAGGGCTTCACGGCGCCTTTGGGAGACCTCAGAATTCCGGAACCCTCCACCGGGGTTCTGGCCCTCTGCGGGTTGTTCCTTCCGCTGTGGCTGCGCCGCCGGCGCCCGTGA
- a CDS encoding tetratricopeptide repeat protein, translating into MNDASNNRGELENTVSTYSVDIETLQQTALKGDPQALFQLAISYEQGRGVVENQQEAFYCYQQAAELGHVTAQLNLGWAYSNGIGAPQDNDKAFYWYQKAAEQGHPTAQFDLGFCYINGLGVEKDEHQAISWYKKAAEQGHAVAQLNLGWIYANSNSQKNWEQAVYWYQQAAEQGDPRAQYNLAWCYGNGSGTPKNPQKAAYWYEEAATQNHATAQYNLGWCYENGFGVQPNLDKALVWYHKSALQGQITAQYTLGWCYGNGRGMEVDMAKAVYWYTKAAEQGHTTAQLNLGWCHLNGKGTPVNREEALKWYLKAAEQGNATAMFNVGNCYAHGYGIEQNEEQAAAWYQKAVKHGNKKAVSALRHLASRQEKEKSPDAQA; encoded by the coding sequence ATGAATGACGCTTCCAACAACCGCGGCGAGCTGGAAAACACCGTCTCGACTTACTCCGTCGACATAGAAACACTTCAGCAAACAGCCCTGAAGGGAGATCCCCAGGCGCTGTTCCAGCTGGCGATCAGTTATGAACAGGGGCGCGGGGTTGTGGAAAACCAGCAGGAAGCCTTCTACTGCTACCAGCAGGCCGCGGAGCTCGGCCACGTCACGGCCCAGCTCAACCTCGGCTGGGCCTATTCCAACGGCATAGGCGCTCCGCAGGATAATGACAAGGCCTTCTACTGGTACCAGAAAGCCGCGGAACAGGGACACCCCACCGCGCAATTCGACCTCGGGTTCTGCTATATCAACGGGCTCGGTGTGGAAAAAGATGAACACCAGGCCATCAGCTGGTACAAAAAAGCGGCGGAACAGGGCCATGCGGTGGCCCAGCTCAACCTCGGCTGGATTTACGCCAACAGCAACAGCCAGAAAAACTGGGAACAGGCCGTGTACTGGTACCAGCAGGCCGCGGAACAGGGAGACCCCCGCGCCCAGTATAACCTGGCCTGGTGCTACGGCAACGGTAGCGGCACACCCAAAAACCCGCAAAAAGCGGCCTACTGGTATGAAGAGGCGGCCACACAAAACCATGCCACAGCCCAGTACAACCTGGGGTGGTGCTATGAAAACGGCTTCGGCGTGCAGCCCAATCTGGACAAGGCCCTGGTGTGGTACCACAAATCAGCCCTTCAGGGCCAGATCACGGCCCAATACACGCTGGGCTGGTGCTACGGCAACGGCCGGGGCATGGAAGTGGACATGGCCAAGGCCGTCTACTGGTACACCAAAGCCGCCGAACAAGGCCACACAACGGCCCAGCTCAATCTGGGATGGTGCCACCTCAACGGCAAGGGAACGCCCGTCAACCGGGAAGAAGCCTTGAAATGGTATCTCAAGGCGGCGGAACAGGGCAACGCCACCGCCATGTTCAATGTGGGCAACTGCTACGCCCACGGCTACGGTATTGAACAAAATGAAGAACAGGCGGCCGCCTGGTACCAGAAAGCCGTCAAACACGGCAATAAAAAAGCCGTCAGCGCCCTGCGCCACCTTGCCTCTAGGCAGGAAAAAGAAAAGAGCCCGGATGCCCAGGCTTGA
- a CDS encoding YkgJ family cysteine cluster protein produces the protein MASGKCRHGKAEGCAPSAELLTEVRRLLAEGSVRASGAARSCTGTADCCRFRLTGETPHVTLGEAWVAWKAWRAAGRTRVELHPDGSCPFLNGQGRCMIYEGRPLACRTHFCVAAGGALSRRGVIDLIHALEDIDVALGGDGAARLPEAVERLSRKGPAGGGRKGRR, from the coding sequence ATGGCGTCCGGCAAGTGCCGTCATGGAAAGGCGGAGGGGTGCGCCCCCTCCGCTGAATTGTTAACGGAGGTGCGCCGTTTGCTGGCGGAAGGCTCCGTCCGGGCCTCCGGGGCTGCGCGTTCCTGTACGGGCACGGCGGATTGCTGCCGGTTCCGCCTGACCGGGGAGACCCCCCATGTGACGCTGGGGGAGGCGTGGGTTGCCTGGAAGGCATGGCGTGCCGCCGGACGTACGCGCGTGGAACTGCACCCGGACGGCAGCTGCCCGTTTCTGAACGGGCAGGGAAGGTGCATGATTTATGAAGGCAGGCCTCTGGCTTGCCGCACCCATTTTTGCGTGGCCGCCGGGGGAGCATTGTCCCGGCGGGGGGTGATTGACCTGATTCACGCGCTGGAGGATATAGATGTGGCGCTGGGCGGAGACGGTGCGGCCCGGTTGCCGGAGGCGGTGGAAAGGCTTTCCAGGAAAGGCCCCGCGGGAGGCGGACGGAAGGGAAGGCGGTAA
- the argJ gene encoding bifunctional glutamate N-acetyltransferase/amino-acid acetyltransferase ArgJ translates to MNDSSYIPVDGGVCTPQGFLGSAVSCGIKKPTATRLDLALIYSTEPCVSAGTFTTNRVQAACVKVSREHLRKGDIRAIVANSGNANACTGAQGVEDARGECRSVAELLGLKPAEVAVCSTGVIGLPMPMMRIYPKFPELAEGLSRDKGHEVAQAVMTSDTKEKIIAIEFMVQGRPVRIGACCKGAGMINPCMATMLCFITTDAGISRDVLELCVQSGVKSSFNCITIDGDMSTNDTVLVMANGASGVKLESPEDIYAFQQALAHVMLELAKHIVQDGERVTKFVTVRVTGGRTEEEAKKAAEAVAKSSLVKSSWNGNDPNWGRIIHAVGYCGAKVDEEKINIDIAGLPACRGGMQADTPSDDLRQAVQAPAFLVEINLNRGEFSHTVYTTDLSPEYVDFNRSEYAYWNQAKADGLTL, encoded by the coding sequence ATGAATGATTCATCCTATATTCCGGTTGACGGGGGCGTCTGCACGCCCCAGGGCTTTTTGGGCAGCGCCGTGAGCTGCGGCATCAAGAAGCCTACGGCCACGCGCCTGGACCTGGCCCTGATTTATTCCACGGAACCCTGCGTTTCCGCAGGCACGTTCACAACCAACCGCGTGCAGGCCGCCTGCGTGAAGGTGAGCCGTGAGCACCTCCGGAAGGGGGATATCCGCGCCATTGTGGCGAATAGCGGGAATGCGAATGCCTGTACCGGAGCCCAGGGGGTGGAAGACGCCAGGGGCGAATGCAGGAGCGTAGCGGAGCTTCTGGGGCTGAAGCCTGCGGAAGTAGCCGTGTGTTCCACCGGAGTGATCGGCCTGCCGATGCCCATGATGCGCATTTATCCCAAGTTCCCGGAACTGGCGGAGGGCCTTTCACGTGACAAGGGCCATGAAGTAGCCCAGGCTGTGATGACCAGTGATACGAAGGAAAAGATCATCGCCATTGAGTTCATGGTGCAGGGCAGGCCCGTGCGCATTGGCGCGTGCTGCAAGGGCGCGGGCATGATCAATCCCTGCATGGCTACCATGCTGTGCTTCATTACGACGGATGCGGGCATTTCCCGCGACGTGCTGGAGCTGTGCGTGCAGTCCGGCGTGAAGAGTTCCTTTAATTGCATCACCATTGACGGTGACATGAGCACGAATGACACGGTGCTGGTGATGGCGAACGGCGCGTCCGGCGTGAAGCTGGAATCCCCGGAAGATATTTACGCGTTCCAGCAGGCTCTGGCCCATGTGATGCTGGAGCTTGCCAAGCACATTGTGCAGGACGGCGAGCGCGTGACCAAGTTTGTGACTGTGCGCGTGACCGGAGGCCGCACGGAGGAGGAAGCGAAGAAGGCGGCGGAAGCCGTCGCCAAATCCTCCCTGGTGAAGAGTTCCTGGAACGGCAACGACCCCAACTGGGGCCGTATCATCCATGCCGTGGGCTACTGTGGTGCTAAGGTGGATGAAGAGAAGATCAACATCGACATTGCCGGACTTCCCGCGTGCCGCGGCGGCATGCAGGCGGATACGCCGTCTGACGACCTGCGCCAGGCCGTGCAGGCGCCCGCCTTCCTGGTGGAGATTAATCTGAACCGCGGGGAGTTTTCTCACACGGTGTATACCACGGACCTGTCTCCGGAGTATGTTGATTTCAACCGCTCCGAGTACGCGTACTGGAACCAGGCGAAGGCTGACGGCCTGACGCTTTAG
- the argC gene encoding N-acetyl-gamma-glutamyl-phosphate reductase, giving the protein MKQVQVAVVGASGYTGQELLRILLNHRGVKLVCATSRQYAGQPLWEVFPRFRQVPGSDLKFTDSDVDAIAATGAEVAFLALPHGVAASYARGLVDRGVRVIDLSADFRLNSPEVYEEYYGNAHPDTALMQEAVYGLPEWRRAEIAGARIVASPGCYPTSILLPLIPLFKAGLLEPEDVVVCSGSGVSGAGRKASIPLLFCECNESFHAYGVPKHRHLSEIEQELSHAAGETVVMSFTPHLIPVNTGICSTITARVKKGADAESVGQILEEAYADAPFVRLLGRNQPADTKNVTRTNCVDIGWAYDPRTNRVILMSAEDNVVKGAGGQAVQSFNIMCGFDETEGLWVL; this is encoded by the coding sequence ATGAAGCAAGTTCAAGTAGCAGTCGTCGGAGCCAGTGGCTACACCGGGCAGGAGTTGTTGCGCATCCTGTTGAATCACCGCGGGGTGAAGCTGGTGTGCGCTACCTCCCGCCAGTATGCCGGGCAGCCGCTGTGGGAGGTGTTTCCCCGTTTCCGGCAGGTTCCGGGTTCCGACTTGAAGTTTACGGATTCCGATGTGGACGCGATTGCCGCCACGGGCGCGGAGGTGGCTTTTCTGGCGCTGCCTCACGGCGTGGCCGCTTCCTATGCCCGCGGCCTGGTGGACCGGGGCGTGCGCGTGATTGACCTGAGCGCGGATTTCCGTTTGAACAGCCCGGAGGTTTACGAGGAGTATTATGGAAACGCCCATCCGGATACGGCCCTGATGCAGGAAGCCGTGTACGGCCTGCCAGAGTGGCGCCGGGCGGAGATTGCCGGAGCGCGCATCGTAGCTTCTCCCGGCTGTTATCCCACCAGCATTCTTCTTCCCCTGATCCCTCTGTTCAAGGCCGGCCTGCTGGAGCCGGAGGACGTGGTTGTCTGTTCCGGCAGCGGCGTGAGCGGCGCGGGGCGCAAGGCTTCCATTCCCCTCTTGTTTTGTGAGTGCAATGAAAGCTTCCATGCCTACGGTGTGCCGAAGCACCGCCATTTGAGCGAGATTGAGCAGGAGCTTTCCCATGCCGCCGGGGAGACGGTGGTGATGTCCTTCACTCCGCACCTGATTCCGGTGAATACGGGCATCTGCTCCACCATCACGGCCAGGGTGAAGAAGGGGGCGGACGCTGAGTCCGTCGGCCAGATTTTGGAAGAGGCTTATGCGGATGCCCCGTTCGTGCGCCTGCTGGGGCGCAACCAGCCTGCGGATACCAAGAATGTGACCCGCACGAATTGCGTGGACATCGGCTGGGCGTATGATCCCCGGACGAACCGCGTGATCCTGATGAGTGCGGAAGATAACGTGGTGAAGGGCGCCGGCGGCCAGGCCGTCCAGTCCTTCAATATCATGTGCGGGTTTGATGAAACGGAAGGCTTGTGGGTACTGTAG
- a CDS encoding phage tail protein — protein sequence MNEMITINGILMATQNEFSAHAGNANMHVTAQEKEKWNSGGQGSKGDKGDPGPQGPQGPKGDPGIQGPAGPQGPKGDKGDKGDAGPEGPRGSSVAPGCFMWFCGSAAPSGWLECNGATLQISQYPELYAAIGTTYGGDGVTTFALPNLAIDNGLFIRSTSLERTVGSVQGDAIRNITGGLATSPPADKTPNPGSGAFSQTTSYQTTWGGLSSYNGGRMNGIKFDASKIVPTADENRPVNMALMPIIKY from the coding sequence ATGAATGAGATGATCACAATTAATGGAATCCTCATGGCCACGCAGAATGAATTTTCTGCCCATGCGGGAAACGCAAACATGCACGTCACCGCACAGGAAAAGGAAAAATGGAATTCCGGCGGTCAAGGCTCTAAAGGAGACAAGGGAGATCCGGGCCCTCAAGGCCCCCAGGGCCCCAAAGGAGATCCCGGCATCCAGGGCCCTGCCGGTCCACAAGGACCCAAAGGGGACAAGGGAGATAAAGGGGATGCAGGTCCCGAAGGTCCGCGCGGTTCCAGCGTAGCGCCGGGCTGTTTCATGTGGTTCTGCGGCAGCGCAGCTCCAAGCGGCTGGCTGGAATGCAATGGGGCAACCCTGCAAATCAGCCAATATCCGGAATTATACGCGGCGATCGGCACTACCTATGGCGGCGACGGAGTCACCACCTTTGCCCTTCCCAACCTGGCCATCGACAACGGCCTCTTCATTCGCTCCACCTCCCTGGAAAGAACGGTAGGAAGCGTGCAGGGAGATGCCATCCGCAATATTACAGGGGGCCTTGCTACATCTCCCCCCGCGGATAAAACGCCCAACCCCGGTAGCGGAGCTTTCAGTCAAACAACATCTTACCAAACCACCTGGGGAGGGCTGAGCAGTTATAACGGAGGTAGAATGAATGGAATTAAATTTGATGCTTCCAAGATAGTTCCAACAGCAGACGAAAACCGTCCCGTCAATATGGCCTTAATGCCTATCATCAAATACTGA